In Kineococcus sp. NBC_00420, a single genomic region encodes these proteins:
- a CDS encoding ATP-binding protein produces MLQLELPTETRSVSLARHRVHEYCVGDDCAAASTRGGTAAPGVDLLQVVALLTTELVANAVRHGGGDRVRVTVDCSVGGVRVTCSDDNPAEPVVRHVDADATSGRGMALVDVLADSWGSVRAVTGKQVWFQVGGDA; encoded by the coding sequence GTGCTCCAGCTCGAACTCCCCACCGAGACCCGGTCGGTGTCGCTGGCCCGTCACCGCGTGCACGAGTACTGCGTCGGTGACGACTGCGCCGCCGCCTCCACCCGCGGTGGGACCGCGGCGCCCGGCGTCGACCTGTTGCAGGTCGTGGCCCTGCTGACCACCGAACTCGTCGCCAACGCCGTCCGGCACGGCGGCGGGGACCGGGTGCGGGTGACGGTGGACTGCTCGGTGGGCGGGGTGCGGGTCACGTGTTCCGACGACAACCCCGCCGAGCCGGTCGTGCGCCACGTCGACGCCGACGCGACGAGCGGTCGGGGCATGGCCCTGGTCGACGTCCTCGCCGACAGCTGGGGCAGCGTCCGGGCGGTCACCGGGAAGCAGGTGTGGTTCCAGGTCGGCGGCGACGCCTGA